AACATTGCTCAAGGCTTGGGGGGCTTGTGTATAGTATGGCCTACCACCGGACCATCGGTCAGGCGGACCAAGGACCATCGGTCAAGTGGACCCTCATTTATGAAGACAACCGACAGGACGCACGACCCATCGGTCGGGCGGCCACACCAAAACCTGAATCAATAATCaggtttaaaatgtaattaggccatgattaagaaaccctaatcaCAAGCCCAaaccaaaaactataaatagaagcCCAAGGTAGGTTGGTAAGCACCTTCAACTCGCATTTTATTACAGCATTTACTACTACCTACCGATCGGTCTtaaactgacttaagcatcagagccttttagacaggtaccccgatcgctCGACCAGCCGAACGAGAGGAGAACCGAGCTACGGAGGGAAATGCAGGACCTGGATGTTAACTGTGGGCGGATTCGAGAAGAGCTTGACTGGACGACTGAGCGGCAAGAGAaagaattgtataagtttggTAAGGAGGACGTCAGACAAGAGGAGAAAAAAGGTAATTTAAATGTTGATTGTTGGTGCTTGATCCCTACACCCGAAATACATTGTATTGTAAGCAATGCTTTGTAATAAAATTTCACATACAATTAAGCAATTGATGATATTTACACCATAATTTACTATGAACGATATAAGATACTCATTCACATACAattcaacttttctttttctatttattttagtgGTTCTTACAATACCATAAAAAAGTAATACTTAGATGAAATTTATTGTTAAACGTTCTTTAATAATCAAGCTCACTATCTTTCTACTATTCCCAATATCtctccaaaataaaaaaataaaaaaatatatgatttagtATCCACCACAACCACAATTACCTTAGTATAACCCATCACATTACGGTCATCATTGATGACTAAATTTTATTTCCAatattcttttacattttttttttcaaaatataacatTCAAATCTATTAAGATAAATTACACAATTTCAATGAAAaacattcaaatattttattcacgctgaattaaattaaaataaattttaaattaatctaacatgctaatttttatcaatatatttattttagtattaaaaaattttgaattcataTAATAAAACTGCGTATTTAACTCAACGTAAACacaattgaaatattatttcaaaatgttatgttaataaaatatttttaattcatcatatatttttgaatgttCATTAAATTTATCAGTGAAAATATATATGCATAACACATGTGTTCAttccttttataataataaaaggtaaaaaaaattattattattattaatactattatatattgttataattataaaattaaatataaataaactttataactattgttaatgtttttatttattttatagatatttttataattaaaaaatagttaaatttaagaaacagtcaaattgaaaaaatcaattaaatttaaagaaacgattacttaaatagtaaattaatgaagtaattattttaatttaaaaaaaattaaagggttaaattagaaaataaaagtggatactaataaaacaaatggtataatataaattattttaaaattttcttactaATTTTATACTTGCTAAtgcactttaaaaaaataatattttatttcaaattatattagtaTGTAATACACTTTTATACTTtgttatatatttctttaaattttcttataaacccttattattatcattattattattattattataaaataataataataacttatattttaaattaaattaaaaaaatccaaatttaaattatattcaacatttgttattatttatttatatttaaattattttttatttttatttctcccAACCCAAATTAAAACTCAATTcaacatttataattatttgtttcaattttaattatcttttatgttattattcCCCCTTTCCCTTTTTTTCCCTAAATTCTATGAGAAAAGTGaccaaagttcaattttttaataatgaaacaATTCTAacacatttttcataattaataatcatatttcaAGTTGGAAATTCGTCTGACTAAACACTAATACAAAAATAGCTTATTACGTAATTGAATAATTTGTGTCTGACATATAGGTAGCATACGTACAAAATGTGTGAGatggtatttttataattaaattgtcaatattttcatatGACCTATAAGCGTGAGAATAAAAACCCTTAATTATGTCTGCATTTTTATCATTCTCggttagggatgtcaaaaaaatccgtacccgtggatatccgcggataaaactcGCAATgggtagaaaatgaatattaaaaatggatacccgctacccgtgggtacgggtatttttgatactcgcatgttaacgaggcgagtacgggtatcatagtatccgtacccgtggatatccatattcgctaaactttaattcacaaaaataccctcatatttatatatatatatatatatatatatatatatatatatatatatatatatatattagtaaaaaatattctggtctaattttttctaagttgcacatcttgtcttttgtcttcattcttcaaacttcaaTACTATTGGTACGTTTCCAAGTACACCCCTgacattcttctttttcatttatttgaaattgggcatatacatcaaatcctatatagacaataacgtttatggtatgcttgttgtcaaataatggaatcaaaataagaatacttggcacgtgataattgaggtttattatttatttattttttaggaatcaattggagaaGGTGAACTTTTttaccaaaatattaattaaagaattttcattgtgttgaacgtcattttatatttacttttataattatttggacttgtatgaacttgagtttatttgaactttatttaaaatttatgataatgatgtattttattttattttatttgaatttatgattaaatatttattttttaataattttgtaaatacccgcgggtacccatggatacctgcagatatgaaaaaaataggcgggtacccgcataacggatacccaacagatatgggtacgggtacgggcaGATATTTATCTAGTGGGTAGGGTACGGGAGAGCTattacccgtaccctacccgccccgttgacatccctattcTCGGTTATTGGAAAACATCTTTTCCTTCGAATATTGTTTTACACTGATGTTAGTTTCTCATTCTTCATTTTTGCATTTTGACATCACTTTTACCCAAAAATCTTAAGGCAATAGTTTATGgatatttattcttatatagtgtttaactttgtctattttatccaATATAGGATTTTTGGCTCACACTTGAACTATTCTTAACAATATTAGatgtttgattaattttagatttattatgttttatgtttatataattctagatttattatatgaagaaaaataataagaagaaggataagatgaagaagaaaaaaaaaggaggagaaaaacatgaagaaaaacaaggaggaggagaagaatAAGGAaacgaagaaaaagaagaaaaaatcggtgtaaatttgagaaaagaaaaaaattaaaaacttatacTTGTTGTCGTTACAACATTGTAACAAACAATAGACATAAACCTACTTGTAAGtacaaaatacataaatttattattgttattattacatCTTTTTTTATTACGTTAGACCTACAAATTCTAAGATAACatacgtaaaaaaaaaattgtgggaaaataattctcttttaaaatgttttatattaaggttaaatatgtttttgataccttaacttttagtaaaattttaaattagtcatttttcGAAAGTTTAACCCAGTTTAGTCTTTTAACTCtagaaatgtatgaatttaatcattttaacataacttTGTTAAGGTTCTTTTTAACGTTTCAAATACGTCGTTCATGATTGAaattgagttgtttatattttttgacacatttcgctttaatgttaataaGACACTATCATAATATcttaaaatgtatttgaaacgtcaaataaacttaactaaaattggttaaaaagactaaatctaaatatttctaaaattgaggaactaaatttggccaaaatttttaaaatgaattattttcaatttttactaaaaattaatacaCACAAAACGTATATAACTATATTATTTAATGGTATAACATTGTATTATTTAAACTATAATGTGATAAAaagtgtaaataaaaaaaagaaaaagaaaagaaagggagTGAGAGATGATGTGATGTGATccagagaagaaggagaaggatgCATGCAATACGATGCAggtttgaaatattaaaacaaaagaaaagaagagaagtgCTGCAGGTTCGCATGCAGTATGCATCAGTATGTATGCATCTATCTTCTCCTCGTTTACAATGAACCAAACAATGTTTGTTGAAAGCCACAACTAGTGTTCATTCATGCTGTGCCTGCATGGAAGGGCGTGCCACCAgattcactctctctctctctctctctctctctctctcttacgGTCCAACTTCCACACTGACATACACTCTCTTCTCCTCTTCTTTAAGGAAAAATATGTAGCTTTTCAACTCTTAACATATTTCACTACTTTAAGCAAAATCTTAAATTCAACactctaaatttttaaaatgctttatttttaaatgttaatgcCATATCAGGGCACTtcaaattacaatttaaatttcatatttggataaagaaataatttattattttgatttttgtttttgtaaaagaCCATAATCAATTTATACAAgacaattttatttgaattaatgcAACTATTTTAAGCGAcaaaattcttttttcttttagagtCATTAGAAGCTTTTTGTAACAAGGAGATTTGTGGGGGTTATTTGAACACCCAGTACTCTTCTTTCCATTGTTCAGTATATTTTGATATAACTAATGTAGGACCATTAAAACTATATTCGAATCGATGATCAAATTTTGATTCTTGGTTAGTGGATACAAATATTGAACTACTAGTACCAACAATTTTGGTATTGTATTCGTATGTTTGATAGATTAGgataatgattaaaattttctttgccATCAAATGTTGTACTAATATATTCAATcattttatatcaaataaagTTGGcacatatattttgatttttaatttccCTTAATAGAAACCTATAATTCGATCTCTGACTTAGACTTCACAACAagtgataaagaaaaatacttaaattaatcatatatattgtaaaataaaaattaaaataaagaaaaagaaacttacAAAAACTTAAGATTGGAAAAATAGAGTATCATGCTAGTTAAAACATACAAATACTTACTTtgagaataattttaaaagagttattttatttttattattgatcttaCTGAAACTGATAATTATGATTAagtttaagaataaatttattttcacttactttCTTAATAATTAAGATCGGTTGCTTGTTATGGTGGCATACTTTTCTATTTTTGACAATTTGTTCATAACAAAATTCATTGATGTTTAAAAGGATACGAGAATGTGTACTCTCGATTTAAAACAACTGGAAGaaattttctaataataaaaataaataaagacgaGGTCAacaatattattgtaaaaaaaaaaatctttgattAATTAATCCTCATGTAGTAGCACGCGTTTAGCGCGTGAGAAAGTGCGATTTGGTCAGATTGTCCAGACATTGTATTAGCATGTAGCAGCTTGTGTCGCTGAGTTTGTGACTTTGTGGTAATAACAACGCATCAAATTAGAGATTGCTAAAATCTTTGCGCTTTTTGACTCTGCTAGTTCGTGGGACAGAGACAAACATTCTTTTACAACCTTATGTTTATGTTGCTCACTTACTGCTCTATTTTTCGGGTTACTATATATGGGGAATGATGCATATGTagatctatttttgtttttttatttcaaatcccATTGgataatagtatttttttttaatcaacttATTCATAGATACTATACAtattgttaattaaaaattgaccTTTTAAACTAATCCAACTAATTAAAACGTTTGTTTGGTGAAATTAGAGGGAATATATTGGGTGGAAGGTATGACAGGTGAACTTTAACAGGTTTAACGGAAGCTGAAGATTTTTGACATACCTAAAATGCCATCATAAACATGGTGATTGGTGATGAAACTAATCTCGAAGAATACTATGATCTTAAGGTTTCTGTGTGGCCATTTTGTCGTCTTTTGATGCTCTTTCTCCGCGTCTCTGCCACCAAAACCGCTAAATAATTACCCAAAGTTTACACTTTACACAGTCCATTCTCTTCTCTTAATATCAAGTACATATTATCACAAaatcattctctctctctctctctctctctctctctctctctctctctctctttcctcACACAACGTTTGTCATTGGAGAAATCAATAATTTAGAAAAGGACACTCACATgcaaaaatattatcattttttaatgatataacAACTAACAGATTCTCTGTGGAGAGTTGGAAGTCACTAAACTCAAGGAGGATTTGTTTATGTTATAGTATTCAAAGTTTTGTACATAAATTTGGAACCTCAGATTTGAATCTCCATTgggaaaatatatttaatcattcatGAATAATATAGCCGCTGCAATTTCTTGAACTACTCAATTTCTTCACTCAGACTATGCCTACCTAGCTTTGGCTGCGCCAGATGAAACATATCAGAACCCAtttttcaaaaggaaaaacaaaaaccCTAAAACTTCGTCTTTCTTCAGTGAAGCCATTTCTAGGTATGGCTGCGCAAGATGAGACATCACAATCATGTacattttgtaaaagaaataaaaggaatTACAACAATGTCTGGGTTTTGGAGAATAGGAACTACCCTACATACAATATTTATCCCTGTTCATAGAAAATTCCAAATTGAGAGATCACATTCCCAACAATATGACAAGCACCACCTTTTCAGTTTTTAGGAAGTCGTTAGAGTTTGTCCCAAACATGGGGTCTCTCAATAGTTCTTCATCTGGTTGCTCAAATAATTGCATCACTATAATTAACTCTCAAGTAATCCCTATAACCAAGCAAGGCCTAATTCAAATTCTTTCTATGGTTGTTCAACAAAGAGGATATATAGGTTTACTATTCAAATCCAAGATTTACTATTTAAATCCTTCGTTCGCACTCCAAATATGGTACAGAAAAGAAACGTCAAAAATGTCATTTATGCATGCCATGTAATTTATTTAACCTTACTTTGCGTTGGTTTAAGAAGTTCTTGCTGTCTCACATTAATCACTGAGATATAAGAAGTTCAATGTAATAGTTTATGAGATCAAACACTAACACCTAATAACTGGTCTTTTAGATTGGATTCTTTTCATATGCTTAAGTCATGATATATAAACACTGGTAAGTGATGCTTTTAAAAGGGTGACAATAATACAACTCTAAAATTAACTAGAATGAAAagcttaatatatatatatagtacttAAACATTAGAACTTTCCTTTTTGTGCTTAGAAGTTTTGTTTGTTTCCATTGATCTAAGGTTTAGCTGTGTGAAAAGTGAATGCgtcaacaaaataaaagcaTTCAAAGTTGGTATTATCTTGGATGATGAGAAAATTGTTTGAAGAGCCAAAAACTAAACCAAACAAAACGAGAGGGAGAGAAAGGCTGTTTTacattatgaataaaataaccACACTAAGTTGCAAGATAAATCTTTTTagagaattatattaaaagggATAATGGTATTAACATCAAGGAAAAGTTCCTGTAGTCGTTACAAAGAACTttctaaaaggaaaaaaataacggaaaatctaatttttaaaggaagaaaatcaCACTTTTCCACTACAAAACATATATGAGGAATGTATACAATGAGAAAGACAACCTATGTTTATTAATTCTTCTTTGACCACCACTCTTGCTTTACTATCCATTCACTAGGAAAATTCAGAATGTCTTAAGAACAGTACAAATGAGTTcaagattttatttcattaaaatgatAGGTCGAAATTTGATTCTTGTAAACGCACAGAGATGAATCATTCTGAATCCACGATTTGGGGGCGAATTTTCTATTATCACTGCAACAAATTTTCCTCCAAATCGTTTATTAAGTGAAGATAAAGCTTGCTTAATTCAACACTCTTCATCATTAGAAAAATGATCATATTTTCGATAGATACATACGAGGAAATCAAGTGATACTGGTATCagacataattttttatcagaCATGATTGATTATCGACTGCAATATTCATTCTCTTGAACTCATAATTTCACCATATATAGTAAAACCTTCCCATACAAAACAACCTAAACctaagaaagagagagaaaaggaagaagaaataacaacatataaagattaaaagtgGGGGGAAATAGAAAAACTAACATCCCTAGGGTTTTTGATTTGATCATAAAAGAAAGCAAAGTACTTAACCATCCTCGAAGCTTTTCACGTGGGGGTAATTGTAACCGAATTGGTTGAAACTTTGTGAAAGGAAACAGAAGAACCAAAAGCCAGAAACTTCACAAGAGTGCAGAAAATTCTATAGGGGGTTACTGGTAGTGGAAGAAGAACTGAAAGCAGAAAGATCAGTCCAAGCAGAAGtggcaccaccaccaccaccagcaCTCCAATATTGCTCATTCGTATTAGGGTTATTGTTGACCCCCAAGAACTGTCTCTGCAAACCAAGCTCCTGATGATGATTATCTTCCATTTTGACTGAAGCAAACTGAGACATCACCCCAGAAGTTGAAACCTTAATGGGAGTGCCACCATAGCCATCACTACCACTAGCACCATCAAATGGGTACAACCCGTGTGACGAAGAAGCTTCCAAACCAGACAAGAAGGGAAATTGGTGAGTTTGTGGCATCCTCCATTGGTCCAAACCAGACAACACagaaccaccaccaccaccatttaAAGCGTTTCCAATATGGAAATTCAAGTCCCCTATTCCTCCCATTGGACCTGAAATCGCGCCATAGTTCAAGCCATAGTTTAACCCTATctctcctccaccaccaccaccaccaccgagGTGGTGATCGCCAAGATGATGCAATGGAGCCATGAATCTAAGAGACGGCGGCACCCCGGTGCCGCCAAGGCCTGCCACCATGTCAGCAGAAGATGAGCCACTGGTCGTGGAAGCGGAGCCAGCACTCGCCGTTTGGCGATCGGAGTTTGCCGGGGACCTGGCGCTGCCACCGGAGCTTCCTCTGCTCCTCTTGTTCCTCCGGCAGCCGCCGCCAACAGGGACGTTCCTCAAGGCCCCGCCGCGAGTCCAGTACCTTCTGCAGGCCTTGCAGAAGTGGCGGGGCTGAGAGAGGCTGTAGTTGTTGAAGTAGCAAAACTTTGTGTTGGTGGATTCACATCTAGGACACTTCTGCGGAGCTTCCTGCATGGGTATGTTGGCCATCCTGGCCCTATCCGCCATGGAACCCGGCCTGATGGAGGCGGCAGTGGCAGTAGCACCGAGTCCATGGGGTTGTGAGGGCGGCGGCGGTGGCGGCGGTTGTATCGGTGGTGGAAGAATAAGGTGGGAGGTTACAGCAGTGTTGTTTCCTTGGTGCTGATGATTTGGCTGCTGCAGTAACATAAAGTTGGAAGGAGCAAAGAAATGAAATATGTGGTATATTCAGGAGAAGGGTATAAAGAATATGTATCTTTTGAATTTTGGCTTTTGAAGTGAGAAATGAAATGAGAAAGAAGGAAACTGAAGaagggttgaattttttttacctgTTGCTGCCAGTTGGCTGGATCAATATATGCTGGGATGGAGGTATAAACCATGGTTCCTCTTGGAGCTTTCTCTTTTGTAAAGAGAATCACATGAAAGAGTTAGAGAGAGAGTTGAAGATAGAAGAgagaaagggaaagaaagaaagcaaaagaaagaaagaaagaagagaggagAGGGGAGGGTTTGGGAGAAGAGGTAATGAGAAGCAAAAATAAAGGAAGTGCTTTTgagtatttatatataattttagtttgttGTTGATTTCCCCCGATAgcactctttttgttgtttttgcttttgAGGATTTTGAGAAGGCGATGTTTCTTAACCCATAAGCTTCTTTTTTGATGGTGTGGTTAGAAAAAAGAGTGCATGAAAAAAGGTAAGTGTTGAGTCTGATATGTCATGTGTGCTAAGCAGCGTAGCCAGAGAGGCATAGTATATAGTAGGAATTTGGTGTGTGGAATGGGCAAAGGAAACTTTAATTATGattgtattataaaatagattatgaatgaatgaatgatagattatggttttaaatattgggttgaaaaaaaagaaaaggtgtCCATTTGTGCTTTAGTGTGTCCCGACCGAGTGAACCTTTTCTTGGTCAGGTCTGTTCCCTTCCCCACTCCTCTTTCTTTTTGCATGGAAACATTTATCCTTGCATCTCACGCGCCACATCATCAACATCGAGTCAAACTCATATGTGGAATGTGCCAGACTACGTTGGCTTACATTACATGCTTACAACAAAGCCAAGGACCCTAAACCAACTCTTTAcactcttttttttgtttttttaattcacaTGTATCTAGAATATAAAACCATTCACAAATGTGGCGAAGAGAAAAGCTTTAGGATGAAAATGTGATTATGAATATTGATGtcaaaaaattatgtatttacgGAGtagaaatggatattaaaaataaatattcccATGTAATAGGTTcgggtattttttatactcgCGTGTTAACGGGACAGATACTGGTATCATAGTATCAGTATCATGAATACTTGTATCagttatattttcatttaaattaaaaaaaaaataaaaagaaatgtgATTAAAGcattaacagattgattttgaatgagttgtcttttatcaattggttttgaAAAACTTTCACTTCTTTGTAAaatgtcattcaacactatttaaatgagttatttttactttgtatcaaatttatgaatgttgtgcattgcatttttatttgaatttatggttaaaatatattgttcaatattaaatatgtagGGACCCACATAACGAATATCCGCACGAATATAGGTATGAGTATGAGAcgaatatttatttaacaagTAGGATACGGAGGAGCTATTACCCGTACTCTACCCACCTTGTTGCCATTCCTAATTATGAGACAATATAGTGTTTTACTTATATTgggaaaaaatgaaaacaataaatagaagaaatttagtattatatatatatatatatatatatatatatatatatatatatatatatatatatattctaacaataaatatatgatataggaataaataaaaatgcttcaattaatacatatattatatatatttttcatcatataACATTAACCTCTTATTTGTATAACCACAACATTTAAACTATGGAATATATTATTCTTATGTGCCTAACACTAGTGCAAATTTTGCTT
This region of Vigna unguiculata cultivar IT97K-499-35 chromosome 5, ASM411807v1, whole genome shotgun sequence genomic DNA includes:
- the LOC114183506 gene encoding dof zinc finger protein DOF2.4-like isoform X2, encoding MVYTSIPAYIDPANWQQQPNHQHQGNNTAVTSHLILPPPIQPPPPPPPSQPHGLGATATAASIRPGSMADRARMANIPMQEAPQKCPRCESTNTKFCYFNNYSLSQPRHFCKACRRYWTRGGALRNVPVGGGCRRNKRSRGSSGGSARSPANSDRQTASAGSASTTSGSSSADMVAGLGGTGVPPSLRFMAPLHHLGDHHLGGGGGGGGEIGLNYGLNYGAISGPMGGIGDLNFHIGNALNGGGGGSVLSGLDQWRMPQTHQFPFLSGLEASSSHGLYPFDGASGSDGYGGTPIKVSTSGVMSQFASVKMEDNHHQELGLQRQFLGVNNNPNTNEQYWSAGGGGGATSAWTDLSAFSSSSTTSNPL
- the LOC114183506 gene encoding dof zinc finger protein DOF2.4-like isoform X1; this encodes MVYTSIPAYIDPANWQQQQPNHQHQGNNTAVTSHLILPPPIQPPPPPPPSQPHGLGATATAASIRPGSMADRARMANIPMQEAPQKCPRCESTNTKFCYFNNYSLSQPRHFCKACRRYWTRGGALRNVPVGGGCRRNKRSRGSSGGSARSPANSDRQTASAGSASTTSGSSSADMVAGLGGTGVPPSLRFMAPLHHLGDHHLGGGGGGGGEIGLNYGLNYGAISGPMGGIGDLNFHIGNALNGGGGGSVLSGLDQWRMPQTHQFPFLSGLEASSSHGLYPFDGASGSDGYGGTPIKVSTSGVMSQFASVKMEDNHHQELGLQRQFLGVNNNPNTNEQYWSAGGGGGATSAWTDLSAFSSSSTTSNPL